One stretch of Nocardia mangyaensis DNA includes these proteins:
- a CDS encoding SDR family oxidoreductase, translating to MEIAGKVAIVTGAGAGIGAALAHRLVAGGARVVVADLDADTAAKVAGVLGADAVAVGGDVGAESVVAELIAVAEREFGPVDLYFANAGIGGGPGLDSTEEQWAAALNVNVMAHVRAARLLVPGWVERGSGYFVSTASAAGLLTQIGSAPYSVTKHAAVGFAEWLSVTYGDQGVRVSCVCPMGVDTRLLTGDLIPDDPDASALAIKAVTTAGAVLSPEDVADTVVEAMAAEHFLILPHPEVLRMYRNKGSDYDRWLAGMRRFQTMLRG from the coding sequence ATGGAGATTGCTGGAAAAGTCGCGATTGTCACCGGAGCTGGGGCGGGGATCGGGGCGGCGCTCGCGCATCGATTGGTTGCCGGCGGGGCGCGGGTCGTGGTCGCCGATCTGGACGCGGACACCGCGGCGAAGGTGGCCGGTGTGCTCGGGGCGGACGCGGTCGCGGTCGGTGGCGACGTGGGCGCGGAGTCGGTCGTCGCCGAATTGATCGCGGTGGCCGAGCGTGAATTCGGGCCGGTCGACCTGTATTTCGCGAATGCGGGGATCGGGGGCGGGCCGGGGCTGGACAGCACCGAGGAGCAGTGGGCCGCTGCGCTGAACGTGAATGTGATGGCGCATGTGCGGGCGGCGCGGCTGCTCGTGCCGGGGTGGGTCGAGCGGGGCAGCGGGTACTTCGTGTCGACCGCGTCGGCGGCGGGTCTGCTGACGCAGATCGGTTCGGCGCCATACTCGGTGACCAAGCACGCGGCGGTCGGTTTCGCCGAGTGGCTCTCGGTGACCTACGGCGATCAGGGCGTTCGCGTGAGCTGCGTGTGCCCGATGGGCGTCGACACCCGTCTGCTCACCGGCGACCTGATCCCGGACGACCCCGACGCCTCCGCGCTGGCGATCAAGGCCGTGACGACGGCGGGCGCTGTCCTCTCCCCCGAGGACGTCGCCGACACCGTGGTCGAAGCCATGGCCGCCGAACACTTCCTGATCCTCCCGCACCCCGAGGTCCTGCGGATGTACCGCAACAAGGGGTCCGACTACGACCGCTGGCTCGCCGGAATGCGCCGGTTCCAGACCATGCTGCGCGGATAG
- a CDS encoding uracil-xanthine permease family protein produces MSEAHPVDTRLPFGRQLAFGLQHVLIMYTGCITVPLVFGAAAGLDQATIGLLISADLLVAGIITLIQSLGVGKLAGARLPIVCGATFVGLNPMILIAKEYGLEAVYGSMLVGGVVGVALAWPFARVVRFFPPLVTGTVLTVVGVSLIGVAGGLIIGTDPSAPSFAAPSNIGLAAVVVLIAVAFVCLGRGVWSQLGVLIALLVGIVIAVPMGLVSTAGVGAADWIGIPQPFHFGSPQFPITAVVAMSIVMAVVFAESTASMLAISEITGKPIGKGDLARGLVGDGLSGVLGGVFTAFVDTIFNQNVGAVAATRVYSRYVTAVSGAILVVLGLVPRIGEVVAVIPKPVVGGVGLVLFATVAVVGINTLRQANLLDRVNATIAATAIGIGLLPVFTHGMFDKFPTSAQILLDSGVTLGALTAFVLNLIFNHTPLGTMARAAITPDPGEPTEAKTDLTKTDPAAAPTVVS; encoded by the coding sequence ATGAGTGAGGCCCATCCCGTCGATACCCGGTTGCCGTTCGGTCGGCAGCTGGCGTTCGGCCTGCAGCACGTTCTGATCATGTACACCGGCTGTATCACGGTGCCGTTGGTGTTCGGTGCGGCCGCGGGGCTGGACCAGGCGACGATCGGGCTGCTCATCAGCGCTGATCTGCTGGTCGCCGGGATCATCACGCTGATTCAGAGCCTCGGGGTGGGCAAGCTGGCGGGTGCGCGGTTGCCGATCGTGTGTGGGGCGACCTTTGTCGGGTTGAATCCGATGATCCTGATCGCCAAGGAGTACGGGCTCGAGGCCGTGTACGGGTCGATGCTGGTCGGCGGTGTGGTCGGGGTGGCGCTGGCGTGGCCCTTCGCGCGGGTGGTGCGGTTCTTCCCGCCGCTGGTCACCGGGACCGTGCTGACGGTGGTCGGGGTGTCGCTCATCGGAGTCGCCGGTGGCCTGATCATCGGGACCGACCCGTCGGCGCCGAGCTTCGCCGCGCCGTCGAACATCGGGCTGGCCGCGGTGGTGGTGTTGATCGCGGTGGCGTTCGTCTGCCTGGGGCGCGGGGTGTGGTCGCAGCTGGGCGTGCTGATCGCGCTCCTCGTGGGCATCGTGATCGCGGTGCCGATGGGGTTGGTGAGTACCGCTGGTGTGGGCGCCGCGGACTGGATCGGGATTCCGCAGCCCTTCCACTTCGGATCGCCGCAGTTCCCGATCACCGCGGTGGTCGCGATGAGCATCGTGATGGCCGTGGTGTTCGCCGAGTCGACGGCGAGCATGCTGGCGATCAGCGAGATCACCGGCAAGCCGATCGGCAAGGGTGATCTGGCGCGCGGCCTGGTCGGTGACGGCCTGTCCGGCGTGCTGGGCGGGGTGTTCACCGCGTTCGTCGACACCATCTTCAACCAGAACGTCGGCGCGGTCGCCGCGACCAGGGTCTACAGCCGGTATGTGACCGCGGTGAGCGGCGCGATCCTGGTGGTGCTCGGGCTGGTACCGCGCATCGGTGAGGTGGTCGCGGTGATTCCCAAGCCGGTCGTCGGTGGTGTCGGGCTGGTGCTGTTCGCGACCGTCGCGGTCGTCGGCATCAACACGCTGCGCCAGGCGAACCTGCTCGACCGGGTGAACGCCACGATCGCGGCCACGGCCATCGGTATCGGCCTGCTCCCGGTGTTCACCCACGGCATGTTCGACAAGTTCCCCACCTCGGCCCAGATCCTGCTCGACAGCGGCGTCACCCTCGGCGCTCTCACCGCCTTCGTCCTCAATCTGATCTTCAACCACACCCCGCTGGGCACCATGGCCCGCGCCGCGATCACCCCGGACCCCGGCGAACCTACCGAGGCGAAAACCGACCTCACGAAGACGGACCCGGCGGCCGCTCCTACCGTCGTCAGCTGA
- a CDS encoding dihydrolipoamide acetyltransferase family protein codes for MKGAPVPEPAAADDGHVLEFRLPDLGEGLADGDLVSWSVAVGDTVELNQTIAEVETAKAVVALPSPFSGTVVELLAQPGDTVPVGAPLIRVRNDLEITAPPTAESVTSTDVLVGYGPEAEATSRRRRPTPSAAMAASTPSTHRAAATPAARKLAKELDIDLWFVAGSGPEGAVTVDDVRSAVPVTAPRTQAKLGDHAPIPANGSGSDGGLIEPAAREERTPVTGIRKRTAAAMQASSRTIPQASTFVTVDCTASMELLDHLRTTKSFEGLTLTPLALVAKAALAAIAEYPGVNTAWDEQNQEIVTKHYVNLGIAVAAERGLLVPNLKDAQSLSLRELSREISWSAETARSGNATPADLRGGTFTITNVGVFGVDIGVPLVNPGEAAILCLGSIRKRPWVFRDELAVRWVTTLGLSFDHRMVDGELGARFLATTASFLEDPLTLLSRV; via the coding sequence ATGAAAGGTGCCCCCGTGCCGGAACCAGCCGCCGCCGACGACGGTCACGTTCTCGAATTCCGCCTCCCCGATCTGGGTGAGGGCCTCGCCGACGGCGACCTGGTGTCCTGGTCGGTCGCGGTCGGCGACACGGTGGAGTTGAACCAGACCATCGCCGAGGTGGAGACGGCCAAGGCGGTGGTCGCGCTGCCCTCGCCGTTCTCCGGGACCGTGGTGGAGTTGCTGGCTCAGCCAGGTGACACCGTGCCGGTCGGGGCACCGCTGATCCGGGTGCGCAACGATCTGGAGATCACCGCGCCACCGACCGCGGAGTCGGTCACCAGCACCGATGTGCTGGTCGGCTACGGGCCCGAAGCCGAAGCGACCTCGCGCAGGCGCCGGCCCACCCCGTCGGCCGCGATGGCGGCGAGTACGCCGAGCACCCATCGCGCGGCGGCGACCCCGGCGGCGCGAAAGCTCGCCAAGGAACTCGACATCGACCTGTGGTTTGTCGCCGGTTCGGGGCCCGAAGGCGCGGTCACCGTCGACGACGTGCGCTCGGCGGTCCCGGTGACGGCGCCGCGCACCCAGGCCAAGCTCGGCGACCACGCCCCCATCCCGGCCAATGGCTCGGGCAGCGACGGCGGACTGATCGAGCCGGCCGCGCGCGAGGAGCGCACGCCGGTCACCGGTATCCGCAAGCGCACCGCCGCCGCGATGCAGGCCAGCTCGCGCACGATTCCGCAGGCCAGCACCTTCGTCACCGTCGACTGCACCGCCTCGATGGAGCTGCTCGACCACCTGCGCACCACGAAATCCTTCGAGGGCCTCACCCTCACTCCCCTGGCGCTGGTCGCCAAGGCGGCGCTGGCGGCGATCGCGGAATACCCCGGGGTCAACACCGCCTGGGACGAGCAGAACCAGGAGATCGTCACCAAGCACTACGTGAACCTCGGCATCGCGGTCGCCGCCGAGCGCGGGCTGCTCGTCCCCAATCTCAAGGACGCCCAGTCACTGAGCCTGCGGGAACTGAGCCGCGAGATCAGCTGGTCGGCCGAGACCGCCCGCTCGGGCAACGCGACCCCCGCCGACCTTCGCGGCGGCACCTTCACCATCACCAATGTCGGCGTCTTCGGCGTCGACATCGGGGTGCCCCTGGTGAACCCCGGCGAAGCAGCCATCCTCTGCCTCGGTTCGATCCGCAAGCGCCCCTGGGTCTTCCGCGACGAACTCGCCGTCCGCTGGGTCACCACCCTGGGCCTGAGCTTCGACCATCGCATGGTCGACGGCGAACTCGGCGCCCGCTTCCTCGCCACCACCGCCAGCTTCCTCGAGGACCCGTTGACGCTGCTCAGCCGCGTGTGA
- a CDS encoding alpha-ketoacid dehydrogenase subunit beta, with amino-acid sequence MITTFAAALNTGLRRAMDDDTKVVLLGEDIGKLGGVFRVTDTLQKDFGDNRVIDTPLAESGIVGTAFGMALRGYRPVVEIQFDGFVYPAFDQIVSQVAKIHYRTGGKVTAPLTIRIPFGGGIGAVEHHSESPEVYFAHTAGLRVVAPSTPADAYSMIRQAISLDDPVVFFEPKRRYWDKADVDFEGEPDLPLHKARVCTHGTDATVLAYGGTVATALAAAKIAAEEGHSLEVIDLRSLSPIDVDTIAESVDKTGRLVIVHEAPVFAGLGAEIAARVTERCFYQLEAPVLRVGGYDIPYPPAKLEKHHLPDPDRILAAVDRCLAA; translated from the coding sequence ATGATCACCACCTTCGCCGCCGCACTCAACACCGGCCTGCGCCGGGCGATGGACGACGACACCAAAGTCGTGCTGCTCGGTGAGGACATCGGCAAGCTGGGCGGTGTGTTCCGGGTGACCGACACCTTGCAGAAGGACTTCGGCGACAACCGGGTCATCGACACCCCGCTCGCCGAATCCGGCATCGTCGGAACGGCTTTCGGCATGGCTCTGCGCGGGTACCGGCCGGTCGTGGAGATCCAGTTCGACGGTTTCGTCTATCCCGCCTTCGACCAGATCGTCTCCCAGGTCGCCAAGATCCACTATCGAACCGGTGGAAAGGTCACGGCTCCCTTGACGATTCGCATCCCGTTCGGGGGCGGGATCGGTGCGGTCGAGCATCATTCGGAATCGCCCGAGGTGTATTTCGCGCACACCGCGGGCCTGCGGGTGGTCGCACCGAGCACCCCGGCGGATGCGTATTCGATGATCCGCCAGGCGATCTCGCTCGACGATCCGGTGGTCTTCTTCGAGCCGAAACGTCGCTATTGGGACAAGGCCGACGTAGATTTCGAAGGCGAACCCGATCTGCCGCTGCACAAGGCCAGGGTGTGCACCCACGGCACCGACGCCACCGTCCTCGCCTACGGCGGCACCGTCGCCACCGCGCTGGCAGCGGCGAAGATCGCTGCCGAGGAAGGACATTCGCTGGAGGTGATCGATCTGCGCAGTCTCTCACCGATCGACGTCGACACGATCGCCGAATCGGTGGACAAGACCGGCAGGCTCGTCATCGTGCACGAGGCGCCGGTGTTCGCCGGACTCGGCGCCGAGATCGCGGCCCGGGTCACCGAACGCTGCTTCTATCAGCTCGAGGCGCCGGTGCTGCGCGTCGGTGGCTACGACATTCCCTACCCCCCGGCTAAGCTCGAAAAGCACCACCTGCCCGACCCCGACCGCATTCTGGCGGCGGTCGATCGCTGTCTAGCCGCGTGA
- the pdhA gene encoding pyruvate dehydrogenase (acetyl-transferring) E1 component subunit alpha: protein MVSKKSDKQTYPVQLVQPDGRRVLDREHAALVADTDGARLRQLYEDLVVTRRIDVEATALQRQGQLGLWPPLYGQEAAQVGSAHALHPDDYAFCSYRETAVAYCRGVPPEQLTALWRGVAHHCWDPNQVNMTNANIVVGSQGLHATGYAYAAHLDGADIATIAYFGDGATSEGDIAEALGFAASWSAPVVFFCQNNQWAISEPVAVQSTVPLVRRADGYGIPGVQVDGNDVLAVLAVTRRAVERARTGGGPTFIEALTYRMGPHTTADDPTRYRTAADTEYWEHRDPIERIRLLLDREGLLDPEFAQRVADTADDIARRLRTATVEMPDPDPASMFDHVYATDHPLMAEQAQQFSAHLAEGAQP from the coding sequence ATGGTGTCCAAGAAGTCGGACAAGCAGACCTATCCGGTCCAGTTGGTGCAGCCCGACGGTCGCCGTGTACTCGATCGCGAGCACGCCGCCCTGGTGGCCGACACCGATGGCGCCCGCCTGCGTCAGCTCTACGAGGACCTGGTGGTGACCCGCCGGATCGACGTCGAGGCGACCGCCCTGCAACGCCAGGGCCAGCTGGGCCTGTGGCCCCCGCTCTACGGCCAGGAAGCCGCCCAGGTGGGCTCGGCGCACGCCCTGCACCCCGACGACTACGCCTTCTGCTCCTACCGCGAGACCGCCGTCGCCTACTGCCGCGGTGTGCCTCCCGAGCAGCTCACTGCCCTGTGGCGCGGCGTGGCCCACCACTGCTGGGACCCGAACCAGGTGAACATGACCAACGCCAACATCGTGGTCGGTTCCCAGGGCCTGCACGCCACCGGATACGCCTACGCCGCCCATCTCGACGGCGCCGATATCGCCACCATCGCCTACTTCGGTGATGGTGCGACGAGCGAGGGCGACATCGCCGAGGCGCTCGGTTTCGCGGCCTCGTGGAGCGCGCCGGTGGTGTTCTTCTGCCAGAACAATCAGTGGGCGATCAGCGAGCCGGTCGCCGTGCAGTCCACCGTGCCGCTGGTGCGCCGGGCCGACGGGTACGGGATTCCGGGCGTGCAGGTCGACGGCAACGATGTCCTCGCCGTCCTCGCCGTCACCCGCCGGGCCGTGGAGCGCGCCCGCACCGGCGGCGGTCCGACCTTCATCGAGGCGCTGACCTACCGGATGGGCCCGCACACCACCGCCGACGACCCCACCCGCTACCGCACCGCCGCCGACACCGAGTACTGGGAGCACCGCGACCCGATCGAGCGCATCCGGCTGCTGCTCGACCGCGAGGGCCTGCTCGATCCGGAGTTCGCCCAGCGGGTGGCCGACACCGCCGACGACATCGCCCGGCGTCTGCGCACCGCCACCGTCGAGATGCCCGACCCGGACCCGGCGAGCATGTTCGACCACGTCTACGCGACCGATCACCCACTGATGGCCGAGCAGGCACAGCAGTTCTCGGCCCACCTCGCCGAAGGAGCGCAGCCATGA
- a CDS encoding Lrp/AsnC family transcriptional regulator, with product MTSREPVAVTLDATDARLLRELIANPRATGVELAARLGLSRNTVQARLARWDSGGVLGSFERRVEPRALGYPLAAFVAVVVDQHQLDGVVDELAEVAEVTEVCGMTGSTDLTVRIVARDADDLYRIAGQILKIPGVERTNMALVMRELVGPRTGPLLDRLAGPN from the coding sequence ATGACCAGTCGCGAACCCGTTGCCGTGACGCTCGACGCCACCGACGCGCGGCTGCTGCGCGAACTGATCGCCAACCCCCGCGCCACCGGCGTCGAACTCGCCGCTCGCCTCGGGCTGTCGCGCAACACGGTGCAGGCGCGCCTGGCCCGCTGGGACAGCGGCGGGGTGCTCGGTAGCTTCGAACGGCGGGTGGAACCCCGGGCCCTCGGCTATCCGCTGGCAGCCTTCGTCGCCGTCGTGGTCGACCAGCATCAACTCGACGGCGTGGTCGACGAACTGGCCGAGGTCGCCGAGGTCACCGAGGTCTGCGGGATGACCGGCTCCACTGACCTCACCGTCCGCATCGTCGCCCGTGACGCCGATGACCTCTATCGCATCGCCGGCCAGATCCTGAAAATCCCCGGCGTGGAGCGCACCAACATGGCCCTGGTCATGCGCGAACTCGTCGGCCCACGCACGGGCCCCCTCCTGGACCGCCTCGCCGGTCCGAACTGA
- a CDS encoding benzoate/H(+) symporter BenE family transporter: MSQVTTTTPDVVDERAGIFAPLGAGAITALVGFTSSFAVVLSGLRAVGATPAQAASGLLVLCLTQGLGILLLSFRYRIPITLAWSTPGAALLASTGLVAGGWAGAVAAFAVTGVLIVITGLWQRLGALVAAIPVPIAQAMLAGVLVPLCLAPVQALRTSPAVVVPVIVVWLVLVRFAPKWAVLVAFATAAVGTGIDIVVSGRHLDLAAMVPTVEWTAPHWHWQAIVGIAIPLYIVTMASQNIPGVAVMRSFDYQVPWRASMLVTGLGTIAGAGAGGHAINLAAISAALSAAPSASPDPKRRWIAAATAGATYLILGLASAALVTLIAAAPAGTLETVAGLALLATLAAALTGALSDPEHRMAGLVTFLVAASGTTLFGIGGAFWALVAGLIVRRFLPSGI, translated from the coding sequence ATGTCGCAGGTCACCACCACTACCCCCGATGTCGTCGACGAGCGTGCGGGAATATTCGCGCCGCTCGGGGCGGGGGCGATCACCGCACTGGTCGGGTTCACCAGTTCGTTCGCGGTGGTGTTGAGCGGGTTGCGGGCGGTGGGGGCCACACCGGCGCAGGCGGCTTCGGGGTTGCTGGTGCTGTGCCTGACCCAGGGACTGGGAATTCTGCTGTTGAGTTTCCGGTACCGGATTCCGATCACCCTGGCCTGGTCGACGCCCGGCGCGGCGCTGTTGGCGAGTACCGGGCTGGTCGCGGGCGGCTGGGCGGGCGCGGTGGCGGCGTTCGCGGTGACCGGTGTGCTGATCGTGATCACCGGGCTGTGGCAGCGGCTCGGTGCGCTGGTCGCGGCGATTCCGGTGCCGATCGCGCAGGCCATGCTCGCGGGTGTGCTGGTTCCGCTGTGCCTGGCTCCGGTACAGGCGCTGCGCACCTCCCCCGCCGTGGTGGTTCCGGTGATCGTGGTGTGGCTGGTGCTGGTGCGGTTCGCGCCGAAGTGGGCGGTGCTGGTGGCTTTCGCCACGGCGGCCGTGGGCACCGGCATCGATATCGTGGTCAGCGGGCGCCACCTGGACCTCGCGGCCATGGTGCCGACGGTGGAATGGACGGCGCCACACTGGCATTGGCAGGCGATCGTCGGGATCGCGATCCCGCTCTACATCGTCACCATGGCCTCGCAGAACATCCCGGGCGTCGCGGTGATGCGCTCGTTCGACTACCAGGTGCCGTGGCGCGCCTCGATGCTCGTCACCGGTCTCGGCACCATCGCCGGGGCGGGGGCGGGTGGCCACGCGATCAACCTGGCGGCGATCAGCGCCGCCCTCTCGGCCGCCCCGAGCGCCAGCCCGGACCCCAAACGCCGCTGGATCGCCGCCGCCACAGCCGGTGCGACCTACCTGATCCTCGGCCTCGCCTCCGCGGCCCTGGTCACCCTCATCGCCGCCGCACCGGCGGGCACTCTGGAAACCGTCGCCGGTCTGGCCCTGCTGGCCACCCTGGCCGCCGCCCTCACCGGTGCCCTCAGCGACCCCGAGCACCGCATGGCCGGCCTGGTCACCTTCCTGGTCGCTGCCTCGGGCACCACCCTGTTCGGCATCGGCGGCGCCTTCTGGGCCCTGGTAGCCGGCCTGATCGTCCGCCGCTTCCTCCCCAGCGGAATCTGA
- a CDS encoding sulfurtransferase, with amino-acid sequence MGAVLISPEELREQLADNRIHLLDVRWALGDPDGPQHYLDGHIPGAVFVDLETELAAAPAPARGRHPLPDPGTFEKCARSWGLGGDEPVVVYDATGGMAAARAWWLLRWAGVANVRILDGGLPAWIAIDGELATGAEPDPASGDLVVRPGGLPVIDADTAATWPGVLLDARAGERYRGEVEPVDPRAGHIPGAISAPTAENLDDTGRFHDADALRARFTAFGDGPVAVYCGSGVTAAHQIAALAVAGIDAALYPGSWSQWSNDPKRPVATGA; translated from the coding sequence GTGGGCGCGGTGTTGATCTCCCCGGAGGAACTTCGGGAACAGCTGGCGGACAACAGGATTCATCTGCTCGATGTGCGGTGGGCGCTGGGTGATCCAGACGGCCCGCAGCACTACCTGGACGGGCACATCCCCGGTGCGGTCTTCGTCGATCTGGAGACCGAACTGGCCGCCGCGCCCGCACCGGCGCGCGGCAGGCATCCGCTGCCCGATCCGGGCACGTTCGAGAAGTGCGCGCGCAGCTGGGGGCTCGGCGGCGACGAACCGGTGGTCGTCTACGACGCGACCGGCGGCATGGCCGCGGCGCGCGCCTGGTGGCTGCTGCGCTGGGCGGGCGTGGCGAACGTGCGCATCCTCGACGGCGGCCTGCCCGCGTGGATCGCCATCGACGGTGAACTCGCCACCGGCGCCGAACCCGATCCCGCCTCCGGCGATCTGGTGGTGCGCCCCGGCGGACTCCCGGTGATCGATGCCGACACCGCCGCGACCTGGCCCGGTGTCCTCCTCGATGCCAGAGCTGGTGAGCGCTACCGCGGTGAGGTCGAACCGGTCGACCCGCGCGCCGGCCACATCCCCGGCGCGATCAGCGCCCCCACCGCCGAGAACCTCGACGACACCGGCCGTTTCCACGACGCCGACGCGCTGCGCGCCCGCTTCACCGCCTTCGGCGACGGCCCGGTCGCCGTCTACTGCGGCTCCGGCGTCACCGCCGCCCACCAGATCGCCGCCCTGGCTGTCGCGGGCATCGACGCCGCCCTCTATCCGGGCTCCTGGTCACAATGGTCGAACGACCCGAAGCGACCGGTCGCCACCGGCGCATAG
- a CDS encoding HNH endonuclease family protein, with product MGKLIWVLCAVLFVAGCGVLVPDQTVAPAPGSPSRAEVTALLDTVRVVASRPRPGGYERGCKAGQGCVFGPAWTDDTDAPGGHDGCDTRNNVLAAQLRDVVTRGRCVVVEGVLADPYTATDIPFRKAEGGRIQIDHVYPLAAAWDLGAAGWSRDLRLRFANDLSVNLLATSAAVNQAKGDKTPGTWLPPARANHCFYAAKYLTVAVDYDLPITAADNAVLHDIARDCP from the coding sequence ATGGGGAAACTGATCTGGGTGCTCTGCGCGGTGCTCTTCGTCGCGGGCTGTGGGGTGCTCGTTCCGGATCAGACGGTCGCCCCGGCGCCCGGCAGTCCCTCGCGGGCGGAGGTGACCGCGCTGCTCGACACCGTCCGGGTCGTGGCGTCGCGCCCGCGCCCCGGCGGGTACGAACGCGGCTGCAAGGCGGGCCAGGGATGCGTGTTCGGCCCGGCCTGGACCGACGACACCGACGCGCCGGGCGGTCACGACGGCTGCGACACCCGCAACAACGTGCTGGCCGCGCAGTTGCGGGACGTGGTGACGCGGGGCCGATGTGTGGTGGTGGAAGGCGTACTCGCCGACCCCTACACCGCTACGGACATCCCCTTCCGCAAGGCCGAGGGCGGCCGCATCCAGATCGACCACGTCTATCCCCTGGCCGCGGCCTGGGATCTGGGAGCCGCCGGGTGGTCGCGCGACCTACGCCTGCGCTTCGCCAACGACCTGTCGGTGAACCTGCTGGCCACCAGCGCCGCAGTCAACCAGGCCAAGGGCGACAAGACGCCCGGCACCTGGCTCCCACCCGCCCGCGCCAACCACTGCTTCTACGCGGCCAAGTACCTCACCGTGGCGGTCGACTACGACCTCCCGATCACCGCGGCCGACAACGCCGTGCTCCACGACATCGCCCGGGATTGCCCGTGA